From the genome of Gammaproteobacteria bacterium:
TCGGTCGTGAGCGGCTGGTCGGCGGCGACAGCCCGGTACTGGGCGCCGACGATCGCGGTCTCGATCTCGGCACCGGAGAAACCGCCGGTTTGCGTAACGAGGGTCGTCAAGTCGAATCGGGATGGATCGTTCGCTCGTTTGGCGAGGTGGACTCTGAGGATCTCGCGGCGCGCGGCCTCGTCGGGGAGATCGACGAAAAAGATGTCGTCGAACCGACCCTTGCGAAGGAGTTCCGGAGGCAGCGCGTCGATCTGGTTGGCGGTCGCCACAAGGAAGACTTCCTCGGAATGGTCCTGCATCCAGCGCAGGAACGTCCCGAGGAGACGGCGGGCCACGCCTCCGTCCTGGTCTCCGGCCGCGAATCCTTTCTCGATTTCGTCGATCCACAGCACGGCCGGCGCCATCGCTTCGATCGTCCGTAGAGAACTGTCGAGACGCTTCTCCGATTCCCCGACGAACTTGCCGTAGAGCCGTGAAGGGTCGAGCAGGACGAGCGGCAACCCCCACGTGCGAGCAAGGGTCTTGGCGATGAGGGACTTCCCGCATCCCGGTATGCCGGTGAGCAGGATCCCTCTCGGAGGGTCGAGGCCGGGTGTGCCGGAGTCCATGGCGATCCGGCGCACGCGCAGCCAGGACTTCACCCCTTCCAGACCGCCGACCTCGTCGAGTGTTCCGGTGTCGGATTCGATGAGTTCGAGGACTCCGTCGGTGTTCAGGAGATCGGCTTTGGCGGTTCGCAGAGCTGAAATGTTGCCCGACCCGAGCTTGCCATCCTGGAGCGCCTGGCGCTGGATGAGGCCCGCTGCCTCGCGAAGTGTGATCCCTTTCAGCGCGTTCGCGACTTCGATGAGGCGATCGTTGTCGAGGACGACCGGGAACCCTCGATCCGCGAGCCGCCGAACAGTCCTTCTGACCAGCTGGAGCAGTTCCGCCTCGCTGGGTGGGCGCAGCCTCCAGCGGTGAGCGAGCCCCTCGAGTTCCTCGGGGAGTTCGGGATGTGGGGCGGTGATGATGATCGTCTGGCTCCGGCGCTGTGCCTGGGACAGTTCCTTGATTCGGCGGACGACGACCGGGTCGTGAAGGATCGGGTTGGCATCCGCGAACACGAATGCTCCTGGCGTCGAGATCTCTGCAATGAATCCAAGTGCCCGGTTGGGGTCGGTGCTCTGATACTGGGCTTGCTGATGATCACGAGCCAATCCCTGGGTTGAGGACCACGTCCAGACCGGAATGTCGAGCTCTCCGGCAGCACTCCTCAGGACTTGCAGGAATCGTGGCTCTTCGTCCGTGGCGACGACGAGCAGCGGGTACTGGGAAGCGAGCAGCACTCGAAGGTCGGCCGTGTTGTCCATGACCACAAGTATCGCCCGCATCGCGGGCGACACTTAGGAGTTCCGGGATACCTTCCAGGTCCACGGGTTCGGCACTCGACGCGAACGACGCAATCGGGCCCGGGAGTGATGGCCCGATGCCGGCATGTCAGGGGCTCCTTCGATGTGATCGCCGCGATGCTGCGACCTGAGTCCCAAACGGCTCAGGGAGTGAGATCGGCGAGTCCTTCGAGGGCTCTGGCGACTTCCTCGAGCGTGTTGTAGTGGACGAAGCCGACCCGGACCGCTCCTCCGCTTTCCAGCAGCCCGAACCGGTCCATGATGTCCAGCGCGTAGTAGTGACCCGACCACACGAAGATGCCTTCGTCGGCCAAACGGGTGGCCGCCTCGTGCGGATGCACAGCGGCGACCGTCACCGCAAACGTCGGCACCCTGTCCTCGATCCGATCGACGCCCCAGAGACGGAGGGCGTCGATGGCGTCGATGCCATCGAGGAACGCTCTCGCCATATCGGATTCGTGTTGTCCGATCCAGTCATAGGCCGCTACGAGCCGGCTGCGCCGCGGGTGGTCGGCATCGAGTGGAGCCAGGCTCGCGAGGTACTCCACGGCGGCGGTGACACCGGCGAGCGATTCAAAGCTCTGTGTTCCCGTTTCCCACTTCTCGGGTGGCTCCTCGGGCGCCGGACGCACTTTGTATGTATCGATCTGTTCGAGGAGGTCGGCTCGACCGTACAGGATTCCCGTGTGTGGCCCGAAGAACTTGTATGCGGAGCAGACGAGGAAGTCACAACCGATGTCGGCCACATCGAGCAGGCGGTGCGGCGTCGAGTGGACCGCGTCTACATAGACGAGCGCACCCGCTGCATGCGCCCGGCGGGTGACTTCTTTCACATCCACTTTGGTGCCGAGGGCGTTGGACGCGGCGGTCACGGCCACGAGTCGGGTTTTCTCCGACAGGGAGCGATCGAGGTCGTCGAGATCGAGCGTTCCATCGTCATGGACTCCTACGTGCCGCACAACGGCGCCGGCGTCACGGGCGGCGAGCACCCATGGGGTGACGTTGGCATCGTGGTCGAGCGTCGTGACGATGACCTCATCGCCTTCGTGCCACGTGTGGGCGATCGCCCTGCTCACAGAGAACGTGAGCGAGGTCATGTTCTGGCCGAATACGATTTCGCCCGGGTGTTCTGCCCCGAGGAGATCGGCCACGGCGGATCGAGCGGCATCGGTGATGGCGATGGCATCTCGGCCCGGAGCGAAGTGCGGGCTCAGATTCGAGACTCCCGTCGTCAACGTTCCGGCCATGGCATCGATGACCGAGCGGGGAGTCTGGGTTCCTCCCGGTCCATCCAGCCACGCAACTTGGCGGCCGTTTTGGGTTCGAGACAGTGCAGGGAATCGGGATCGAATGGTTGCGAGCATGGAGCGAACGTTAGCGGTCCGCCCACTT
Proteins encoded in this window:
- a CDS encoding cysteine desulfurase-like protein, whose translation is MLATIRSRFPALSRTQNGRQVAWLDGPGGTQTPRSVIDAMAGTLTTGVSNLSPHFAPGRDAIAITDAARSAVADLLGAEHPGEIVFGQNMTSLTFSVSRAIAHTWHEGDEVIVTTLDHDANVTPWVLAARDAGAVVRHVGVHDDGTLDLDDLDRSLSEKTRLVAVTAASNALGTKVDVKEVTRRAHAAGALVYVDAVHSTPHRLLDVADIGCDFLVCSAYKFFGPHTGILYGRADLLEQIDTYKVRPAPEEPPEKWETGTQSFESLAGVTAAVEYLASLAPLDADHPRRSRLVAAYDWIGQHESDMARAFLDGIDAIDALRLWGVDRIEDRVPTFAVTVAAVHPHEAATRLADEGIFVWSGHYYALDIMDRFGLLESGGAVRVGFVHYNTLEEVARALEGLADLTP
- a CDS encoding AAA family ATPase, with product MDNTADLRVLLASQYPLLVVATDEEPRFLQVLRSAAGELDIPVWTWSSTQGLARDHQQAQYQSTDPNRALGFIAEISTPGAFVFADANPILHDPVVVRRIKELSQAQRRSQTIIITAPHPELPEELEGLAHRWRLRPPSEAELLQLVRRTVRRLADRGFPVVLDNDRLIEVANALKGITLREAAGLIQRQALQDGKLGSGNISALRTAKADLLNTDGVLELIESDTGTLDEVGGLEGVKSWLRVRRIAMDSGTPGLDPPRGILLTGIPGCGKSLIAKTLARTWGLPLVLLDPSRLYGKFVGESEKRLDSSLRTIEAMAPAVLWIDEIEKGFAAGDQDGGVARRLLGTFLRWMQDHSEEVFLVATANQIDALPPELLRKGRFDDIFFVDLPDEAARREILRVHLAKRANDPSRFDLTTLVTQTGGFSGAEIETAIVGAQYRAVAADQPLTTERVLDEIHTTVPLSVSRAEDVARLRTWASTRAVMA